The genomic stretch AGGGCTGAAATACGGCCTGGCGCTGTTCTTCCGGAATGCCGATGCCACTGTCTTCCACGACAAAACCGTTTGCCGTCACGGTCAATCGGACAAAACCCCGATCGGTGTAATGCCAGGCATTGCGCAGCAGGTTACCCATCACCGATTGCAGAAACGTCAGGTTGAAACGTTCCATGCAGGGCTGATCCACATCGTAGTAAAACTCCAGCCCTTTTTCGCGAATCAGTCGGCCCCAGATCTCGCACTGAGCATCGGCAACTTCCTTGAGGGTGACGCAAATATCATTGCCGGCATCATCCTCGGCGCGAGCCAGCATCAGGAAGGTATCGACCAGTTGGCGCATCTCGTGGCTGGCCCGGGCGATACGATTGACCTGTGCGGTCGAACGGGGATCCAGCGACGGATTGGCGAGCAACAATTCGCAGGAGCCGCCCAGCACCATCAACGGCGTGCGCAGTTCATGGCTGACATCGCTGGTGAACAGTTTTTCGCGGCTCAGGGTTTCGCGCAAACGCCCCAGTGTCTGATCGAACGACAACGCCAGTTCCCCCACTTCATCCGCCGCATAGTCCGGGTGCAATGGGGGCGCCAGCACCAACAGCTGATCGCGGTGGCGAACCTGGCGAGCCAGACGAATGACCGGCGCCATCACCCGCCGCGCCAACAGCCGACCGAGCATGATCGCCAGCAGGATGCTCAGGAGAAAACCGACCGTGACCACGATGAACAGCAACCGCTCACGTTGTTCGAGGCTTTCCTGATCACGCAGCAGCACGTATTTGCGCCCGCCGACCACCTCGACCATCG from Pseudomonas allokribbensis encodes the following:
- a CDS encoding sensor histidine kinase; amino-acid sequence: MDLKQSLTKRIVIVFALMSALVAGVFALGIVAAVHVVEHKLATSTLSGGLHRLLAMDDINRWSHQPEKSELFFFEGGPGPMALIPSLAALSPGFQEIMFNGDDFFAMVEVVGGRKYVLLRDQESLEQRERLLFIVVTVGFLLSILLAIMLGRLLARRVMAPVIRLARQVRHRDQLLVLAPPLHPDYAADEVGELALSFDQTLGRLRETLSREKLFTSDVSHELRTPLMVLGGSCELLLANPSLDPRSTAQVNRIARASHEMRQLVDTFLMLARAEDDAGNDICVTLKEVADAQCEIWGRLIREKGLEFYYDVDQPCMERFNLTFLQSVMGNLLRNAWHYTDRGFVRLTVTANGFVVEDSGIGIPEEQRQAVFQPFVRGDEGRGEGLGLGLSLVQRICKRQQWQVNLSTGESNGCRFSVKLSPAAQDAGGQPRPLPAA